A single Choristoneura fumiferana chromosome 9, NRCan_CFum_1, whole genome shotgun sequence DNA region contains:
- the LOC141431339 gene encoding LOW QUALITY PROTEIN: zinc metalloproteinase nas-4-like (The sequence of the model RefSeq protein was modified relative to this genomic sequence to represent the inferred CDS: deleted 1 base in 1 codon): protein MGDENKIDLSHLGPEAYGAPSKESGDALSTWDESSPMNPEEMGEYAEGDILIPQLGRNGMRDESMRWPSGIIPYVIEGRYSQEQHDTIKKAIADYHRLTCLRFVPYNGQKDYISIQSGNTGCWSSVGRIGGRQEVNLQNPGCVSKKGTVLHELLHAVGFMHEQSRHERDDYVDVRYDNIKAGSENNFKKADAKRTNDFGVPYDYNSVMHYSEYAFSKNGRKTIEPKVGGVTLGQREGLSRGDVKKVNAMYNCHKEEPEGGWLGAVWQGFFG from the exons ATGGGGGATGAGAATAAAATCGACTTGTCACATCTTGGGCCTGAGGCTTATGGTGCTCCGAGCAAAGAGAGTG GCGATGCACTGTCAACATGGGACGAGTCGTCC CCGATGAATCCCGAGGAGATGGGTGAATACGCAGAGGGAGACATCCTGATCCCGCAGTTGGGCAGGAACGGGATGCGCGATGAGTCTATGCGGTGGCCCAGCGGCATCATACCGTACGTCATTGAAGGGCGGTACA GCCAAGAGCAGCATGACACCATTAAGAAGGCAATAGCGGACTATCACCGTCTGACATGCCTCCGCTTCGTGCCGTACAACGGGCAGAAGGATTACATCAGCATCCAGAGCGGCAACACCGGTTGCTGGTCCAGCGTCGGACGGATTG GCGGCCGCCAAGAGGTGAACCTGCAGAACCCAGGCTGCGTGTCTAAGAAGGGCACGGTGCTGCACGAACTGTTGCACGCCGTTGGATTCATGCACGAGCAGAGCCGGCACGAGCGCGACGATTACGTCGATGTGCGGTACGACAACATCAAGGCAG gctctGAGAATAACTTCAAGAAGGCGGATGCCAAGCGCACCAACGACTTTGGCGTCCCGTACGACTACAACAGTGTGATGCACTACTCGGAGTACGCTTTCTCCAAGAACGGCCGCAAGACCATCGAACCCAAG GTTGGCGGCGTGACTCTCGGCCAGAGGGAGGGCTTGAGCCGGGGCGACGTTAAGAAGGTCAATGCGATGTACAACTGCCACAAAGA GGAGCCAGAGGGCGGTTGGCTGGGTGCCGTCTGGCAAGGCTTCTTCGGGTAA
- the Obp84a gene encoding odorant-binding protein 84a: MSKYITYSFVPVLLFLVLSLAESASTKEAETPKDDAKTKSEDTSPPADQDDMNNVDIMRAMMDCNETFRIEMSYLLALNESGSFPDETDRTPKCYIRCVLEMVEIASADGQFDAARAEPALSSIRGVRVLSDVAETAAACAADRNESCKCERSYQFIKCLMEMEIKMTEKS, translated from the exons ATGTCAAAGTACATCACATACTCGTTTGTACCAGTTCTGCTGTTCTTGGTACTTTCGCTGGCGGAATCTGCAAGTACCAAGGAAGCAGAGACCCCTAAGGATGATGCTAAAACCAAGAGTGAAGATACATCCCCTCCAGCTGACCAGGATGACATGAATAACGTGGATATCATGCGTGCTATGATGGACTGCAACGAAACATTTAGGATAGAAATGT CATATTTGCTAGCGCTAAATGAAAGCGGGAGTTTCCCTGATGAAACTGACAGAACACCAAag TGCTACATCCGCTGTGTGCTGGAGATGGTAGAAATAGCGTCAGCAGATGGTCAGTTCGACGCGGCGCGCGCCGAACCAGCGCTGTCCAGCATCCGCGGCGTGCGCGTGCTCAGCGACGTCGCGGAGACGGCCGCCGCTTGCGCCGCTGACAGAA atGAATCATGCAAATGCGAGCGATCTTACCAATTCATCAAATGCCTCATGGAAATGGAAATCAAGATGACTGAAAAATCGTAA
- the LOC141430841 gene encoding uncharacterized protein produces the protein MVRYNVQTQTSKMASRRICLVVSVCIAVSQLPTSKAYRITRSPDRMEVVIPDYSIERGSHEYQERGDEETTYWNQEGKKYESKGESDYEKQEKNSEVNKDKYENEKEYREKQQETNANNAEDRYNNEKNNAEEDQRAREEHYSKQEGDGNSENFQSEGEVRANNVNSESESKAERYGDKGADEMYKEENKVENNDIEGKTPSFNYENN, from the exons ATGGTCCGCTACAATGTTCAGACACAAACGTCGAAGATGGCATCAAGAAGGATTTGCCTTGTTGTATCTGTCTGCATTGCTG tctCACAGTTACCTACTTCCAAAGCCTACCGTATTACTAGGTCACCAGACAGGATGGAAGTTGTCATCCCAGACTATTCCATAGAGCGCGGCAGCCATGAGTACCAGGAGCGTGGTGATGAGGAGACTACTTACTGGAACCAGGAGGGAAAAAAGTACGAAAGCAAAGGGGAGAGCGATTATGAAAAACAAGAAAAGAATAG TGAAGTAAATAAAGACAAATACGAAAACGAAAAGGAATATCGTGAGAAACAGCAGGAAACAAATGCCAACAACGCTGAAGATCGCTACAACAATGAAAAGAATAACGCAGAAGAAGATCAGAGGGCCCGCGAGGAGCACTACAGCAAGCAAGAAGGAGATGGCAATAGCGAGAACTTCCAAAGTGAGGGAGAGGTCCGAGCAAATAACGTGAACAGCGAGTCAGAAAGTAAAGCTGAACGGTATGGAGACAAGGGAGCTGATGAAATGTACAAGGAAGAGAACAAAGTGGAAAATAATGATATCGAAGGAAAAACTCCTTCTTTTAATTATGAGAATAATTAG
- the LOC141430842 gene encoding uncharacterized protein: MFAIRQVIVIVLGIYFVQVRGDSPYGLEQNYSRVFKDMPALFERIMEMLQEKPQVLETNDVITFYDKVFNQVSPVSPDEMKLDKREVNLDDSIDNFGGTEAKQQYNMLFKDNDDFEAFIGSAGSDVSKLISADEMVDMMLIVEQKLEEYNHDND, from the exons ATGTTTGCAATTCGTCAAGTTATAGTTATTGTTTtgggtatttattttgttcaagtGAGAGGAGACA GTCCATATGGTCTCGAGCAAAACTATTCTCGAGTTTTCAAAGACATGCCCGCACTGTTCGAACGTATAATGGAAATGCTACAAGAGAAGCCACAAGTTCTGGAGACTAATGACGTCATCACCTTTTATGATAAAGTGTTCAACCAAGTGTCCCCTGTTAGTCCAGACGAAATGAAATTAGACAAACGAGAGGTTAATTTAGACGATTCTATTGATAACTTCGGTGGTACTGAAGCAAAACAGCAATATAATATGCTCTTTAaagataatgatgattttgaaGCATTCATTGGTTCTGCAGGATCTGACGTATCTAAACTAATAAGTGCTGATGAGATGGTAGATATGATGCTGATAGTAGAGCAAAAACTGGAGGAGTATAACCATGACAATGATTAA
- the LOC141430843 gene encoding gustatory receptor for sugar taste 43a-like: protein MVMANSFRLVLSPYYLLLNIFDEDDVVMSHVLLQGNWIAFHIVKLLLITEPCHWIQEQREHTEFLLSQLTVHLAPKSESVSKEIDQFAKQVVLNKAKFMPLGIFSLSRPLIVTILSSVTTHLIIIIQFQQISTHL from the exons ATGGTCATGGCGAACTCCTTCCGATTGGTGCTCAGCCCGTACTACTTGCTGCTGAATATTT TTGACGAAGACGACGTGGTGATGTCTCACGTGCTGCTGCAGGGCAACTGGATCGCTTTTCACATCGTCAAGCTACTACTCATCACGGAACCGTGTCACTGGATTCAGGAACAG aggGAACACACTGAATTCCTGTTGAGCCAGCTGACCGTCCACTTGGCGCCGAAGAGCGAAAGCGTCTCCAAGGAAATCGACCAGTTTGCCAAGCAAGTCGTGCTGAACAAAGCCAAGTTCATGCCGCTTGGCATCTTCTCGCTATCCCGGCCGCTGATAGTGACG ATTCTAAGCAGCGTCACTACtcacttaatcataattatacaGTTCCAGCAGATTTCCACTCACCTCTAA